From a region of the uncultured Draconibacterium sp. genome:
- a CDS encoding SulP family inorganic anion transporter — protein MKFEFKFIDKKQGSIKDDILSGLTVALALVPEAVAFSFVAGVSPIVGLYGAFMMGLITSIFGGRPGMISGATGAMAVVMVSLIQQGNAMGDGQGLQYLFATLVLAGTIQALFGVFKLGKFIRLVPHSVMMGFVNGLAIVIFLSQLNMFKTGGEWLSGTPLYTMLGLVGLTMAIMVLLPKLSKAIPAALVGILVVTAIAIFGNIETETVRSFIQSGGGDSIKAGLPTFNVPLIPLNLHTLELIFPYALILAAVGLIESLMTLNLVDELTETRGSGNREAAAQGLANIVNGFFGGMGGCAMIGQSIINIKSGGRGRLSGIVAAVMLLVFILFASSYIEMIPIAALVGVMFMVVIGTFAWSTFKIMNKIPLSDLIVIILVTGLTVAFDLAIAVLAGVVVSALVFSWENAKRIRARKSVDEHGIKHYEIFGPLFFGSTALFQNKFDVQNDPNEVIVDFKESRIADQSAIEAINKLAERYQKAGKTIHLRHLSRDCIKLVKKAEAICVVNVVEDPNYFVAIDHYNKLMKLQTKLNENATS, from the coding sequence ATGAAGTTTGAATTTAAATTTATAGATAAGAAGCAGGGAAGCATAAAAGATGATATCCTTTCGGGACTAACCGTGGCATTGGCACTGGTACCCGAGGCGGTGGCTTTTAGTTTTGTTGCAGGCGTGTCGCCAATCGTTGGGTTGTACGGTGCGTTTATGATGGGACTGATTACTTCCATTTTTGGAGGCCGTCCGGGAATGATTTCCGGAGCAACAGGAGCAATGGCCGTTGTGATGGTTAGCCTGATACAACAAGGTAACGCCATGGGCGACGGACAAGGTTTGCAGTACTTATTTGCCACCCTCGTTTTGGCCGGAACGATACAGGCACTTTTTGGCGTTTTCAAACTCGGTAAGTTTATTCGCCTTGTGCCGCACTCGGTAATGATGGGCTTTGTAAACGGACTGGCCATTGTTATTTTCCTTTCGCAGCTGAACATGTTTAAAACCGGTGGCGAATGGTTAAGCGGAACACCCCTGTACACCATGCTTGGTTTGGTTGGTCTTACCATGGCGATAATGGTTCTTCTGCCAAAACTCAGTAAAGCCATACCGGCAGCGCTGGTTGGAATTTTAGTGGTTACCGCCATCGCAATTTTCGGAAACATAGAAACAGAAACAGTACGAAGTTTTATTCAGAGTGGTGGCGGCGATAGTATTAAAGCCGGCCTGCCAACTTTTAATGTTCCGTTAATTCCCTTAAACCTGCACACTCTGGAGCTGATTTTTCCTTATGCCTTAATTCTGGCAGCAGTTGGTCTGATAGAATCGTTAATGACATTGAACCTGGTTGACGAGTTAACCGAAACGCGTGGTAGTGGAAACCGCGAAGCTGCAGCACAGGGATTGGCCAACATCGTAAACGGATTTTTTGGTGGAATGGGCGGTTGCGCCATGATCGGACAAAGTATTATCAATATAAAATCGGGTGGCCGTGGCCGTTTATCGGGAATTGTTGCAGCAGTAATGTTGCTTGTTTTTATACTGTTTGCCTCATCGTATATTGAAATGATTCCGATTGCAGCGCTGGTAGGCGTAATGTTTATGGTGGTAATTGGCACCTTTGCGTGGAGTACTTTCAAAATCATGAATAAAATCCCGCTTTCCGATCTTATTGTAATTATTTTGGTTACCGGACTCACCGTGGCTTTCGATCTTGCCATCGCTGTTTTGGCAGGTGTTGTGGTTTCAGCCCTGGTATTTTCGTGGGAAAACGCCAAGCGTATTCGTGCCCGCAAAAGTGTTGACGAACATGGGATTAAACACTACGAAATATTTGGCCCTCTGTTCTTTGGTTCCACTGCGCTTTTCCAAAATAAGTTTGATGTTCAAAACGATCCGAATGAAGTGATCGTTGACTTTAAAGAGTCGCGTATTGCCGATCAATCGGCAATTGAAGCCATTAACAAACTTGCCGAGCGTTACCAAAAAGCAGGCAAAACAATTCACCTGCGCCACTTAAGTCGCGATTGTATAAAACTGGTGAAAAAAGCAGAAGCTATTTGCGTTGTAAATGTGGTGGAAGATCCGAACTATTTTGTGGCCATCGATCACTACAACAAGTTAATGAAATTGCAGACGAAATTGAATGAAAATGCAACTTCATAA
- the hydE gene encoding [FeFe] hydrogenase H-cluster radical SAM maturase HydE, whose amino-acid sequence MIDLDKQEIIQLLKATGEERTALLKRAQEVKVKETGNKVYFRGLVEFSNICAKDCLYCGIRKGNDKVIRYDVSDDEILESCRFAWENRFASVVLQSGELSSPAFIKRVDDLLKKIKGFSNGELGITLSCGEQSLETYRRWFESGAHRYLLRIESSNRELYYKIHPENDIHSFEKRVEALGSLKNAGYQVGTGVMIGLPFQTYEHLADDLLFFKKLDIDMCGMGPYLEHEDTPLYQYRNLLKTKQERFDLALNMIAVLRLLMPDINIAAATALQAIDPAGREKALAIGANVIMPNLTPTAYREEYQLYEDKPCLDEDAELCRNCLEARIHMSGSEIGYGEWGDSKHFQKRKEK is encoded by the coding sequence ATGATTGATTTGGATAAACAGGAAATCATACAATTACTAAAGGCTACAGGCGAAGAACGCACTGCGCTGTTAAAGCGGGCACAGGAAGTGAAGGTAAAAGAAACGGGAAATAAAGTGTATTTCCGTGGTCTGGTGGAGTTTTCGAATATTTGCGCCAAGGATTGTTTGTATTGTGGCATTCGTAAAGGAAACGACAAAGTTATTCGCTACGATGTAAGCGATGACGAGATTTTGGAATCGTGCCGTTTCGCCTGGGAAAATCGTTTTGCTTCGGTGGTTTTACAGTCGGGCGAATTATCGTCACCGGCATTTATTAAAAGGGTAGACGATTTGCTGAAAAAGATCAAGGGATTTTCGAATGGCGAATTGGGAATTACACTTAGTTGTGGCGAACAAAGCCTGGAAACCTATCGTCGCTGGTTCGAGAGTGGTGCACACCGTTATTTGTTACGCATTGAGTCATCGAACCGCGAATTGTATTACAAGATCCATCCTGAAAATGATATCCATTCATTTGAAAAGCGAGTTGAAGCACTTGGGAGTTTGAAAAATGCCGGTTATCAGGTAGGTACCGGAGTGATGATCGGACTGCCATTTCAAACCTACGAACACCTGGCCGATGATTTGTTGTTTTTTAAAAAACTGGATATCGACATGTGCGGAATGGGGCCTTATCTCGAGCATGAAGACACTCCTTTATATCAATATCGTAACCTCCTAAAAACAAAGCAGGAACGTTTTGATCTGGCATTGAACATGATTGCGGTTTTACGCTTATTAATGCCCGATATTAATATTGCTGCGGCCACCGCTTTGCAGGCCATTGATCCGGCCGGACGTGAAAAAGCGCTGGCCATTGGCGCTAATGTAATTATGCCGAATTTAACGCCAACTGCATATCGCGAAGAGTATCAGCTATACGAGGATAAACCTTGTTTGGATGAGGATGCCGAATTGTGCCGTAATTGTCTGGAGGCAAGAATTCATATGTCCGGTTCGGAAATTGGTTATGGCGAATGGGGCGACTCGAAACATTTTCAAAAGCGAAAAGAAAAATAA
- a CDS encoding TM1266 family iron-only hydrogenase system putative regulator → MKRLGFVGIIIENREKSSGSVNQVLSQYSELILARTGLPNARENYSVITLVIDATTDELGQLTGKLGNIPGVSVKSGLAKK, encoded by the coding sequence ATGAAACGATTGGGTTTTGTGGGCATAATAATTGAAAACCGCGAGAAGTCTTCGGGAAGCGTAAACCAGGTTCTTAGTCAATATTCTGAACTTATTCTGGCGCGCACCGGCCTGCCCAATGCAAGAGAAAACTATTCCGTTATTACGCTGGTAATTGATGCCACAACCGATGAGTTGGGCCAATTAACCGGAAAACTGGGAAACATTCCGGGTGTATCTGTAAAATCTGGTCTCGCCAAAAAATAG
- the hydG gene encoding [FeFe] hydrogenase H-cluster radical SAM maturase HydG gives MYNVPADFINEAKVWETLEQNKNPEPAQIKEVLAKAAEMKGLNLADVAVLTSISDPEMLGELFNTANTVKETIYGKRLVLFAPLYISNLCANECLYCAFRATNKEIDRHALSQEHIARETEVLINQGHKRVLLVAGESYPKKGFDYVLEAIRSVYSVKNEHGEIRRVNINVAPLTVDEFKQVKAEGIGTYQIFQETYHRETYQKVHVGGKKRDYNWRVWALHRAMEAGIDDVGIGVLFGLFDYRFEIMAMMQHIFELEDKFGVGPHTISVPRMEPATNSDMASHPPFPVSDIDFRKIVAILRLAVPYTGIIMSTRETAKMRRDTFALGVSQISAGSKTNPGGYEEDDAISGQFSLGDHRPLDEVIRDVASMGYIPSFCTACYRMGRTGQDFMDLAKPGDIRLHCAPNGLSSFKEYLQNYASPETREIGDQLIRETIAGMSGIARQRAEKLVKRVEAGRDDVYC, from the coding sequence ATGTACAACGTACCTGCCGATTTTATCAACGAAGCCAAAGTTTGGGAAACACTAGAGCAGAACAAAAATCCCGAGCCGGCACAAATTAAGGAAGTACTGGCCAAAGCTGCCGAAATGAAAGGTTTAAACCTGGCCGATGTCGCTGTTTTAACTTCGATCAGCGATCCGGAAATGCTAGGCGAACTTTTTAACACGGCAAACACCGTTAAAGAAACCATTTATGGCAAACGCCTGGTGTTGTTTGCGCCACTTTACATTTCGAATTTATGCGCAAACGAATGTTTGTACTGCGCTTTCAGGGCAACAAATAAAGAAATCGACCGCCATGCACTTTCGCAGGAACACATTGCTCGCGAAACAGAAGTGCTCATCAACCAGGGGCACAAACGAGTATTGCTTGTTGCCGGTGAGTCGTATCCGAAAAAAGGATTTGACTATGTATTGGAAGCGATTAGAAGCGTTTACAGTGTTAAAAATGAACACGGCGAAATTCGCCGGGTGAATATAAATGTGGCTCCGCTAACGGTTGATGAATTTAAACAGGTAAAAGCAGAAGGTATTGGGACCTACCAGATTTTTCAGGAAACCTACCACCGCGAAACCTACCAAAAAGTACACGTTGGCGGTAAAAAACGTGACTACAACTGGCGAGTTTGGGCTTTGCACCGCGCCATGGAAGCCGGAATCGATGATGTTGGAATTGGCGTATTATTTGGCCTGTTTGACTATCGTTTTGAAATTATGGCAATGATGCAGCACATTTTTGAGCTGGAAGATAAGTTTGGAGTTGGGCCACACACCATAAGTGTTCCACGTATGGAGCCCGCAACCAACAGCGATATGGCATCGCATCCGCCATTCCCTGTTTCGGATATCGATTTTCGTAAGATAGTGGCCATTCTTCGACTGGCAGTTCCTTACACCGGAATCATCATGTCGACACGAGAAACCGCCAAAATGCGCCGCGACACTTTTGCATTGGGTGTTAGCCAAATCTCTGCGGGGAGTAAAACCAATCCCGGAGGATATGAGGAAGATGATGCAATCTCAGGCCAGTTTAGTCTTGGCGATCACCGCCCGCTGGATGAAGTGATCCGCGATGTGGCATCAATGGGTTATATTCCGTCGTTCTGCACAGCGTGTTACCGTATGGGACGAACCGGTCAGGATTTTATGGATCTGGCAAAACCAGGCGACATTCGGTTGCATTGTGCCCCGAACGGGCTTAGTTCTTTTAAAGAATATTTACAGAATTATGCATCTCCGGAAACACGTGAGATTGGCGATCAGCTAATTCGTGAAACAATTGCAGGAATGAGTGGCATCGCAAGACAACGCGCCGAAAAACTGGTAAAACGTGTAGAGGCCGGACGCGATGATGTTTATTGTTAA
- a CDS encoding aspartate ammonia-lyase → MVKTREESDFIGKKQIPADVLWGIHTARAMENFPISGQKVHPELIKAYGEVKLACAQTNNSLGFWDDNTKAEAIEKASFEMTQGLLNEHILVDALQGGAGTSTNMNVNEVLANRSLQILNKELGDYNIVSPLDNINLHQSTNDTYPTALKIAAIRLLRELEQNVLNLQEAFQKKEKEFAHIVKIGRTQLQDAVLTTLGREMSAYAEAFNRDRWRIYKCEERLRVVNLGGTAIGTGLGAPKQFIFRVVDKLRENTNIGLARSENLIDGTQNVDVFVEVSGILKACAVNLLKISNDLRLLSSGPHAGLREINLPQLQVGSSIMPGKVNPVIPEAVAQAAIKVMGNDQVVAQSCSAGNLELNQFMPLITHSFLESIDLLKNACKLFNEKCVSGITANEDVCRTHVNNSTATITAIVPVIGYDRCSEIIKMAESFGLSIKEAALKSGFLTDEEFDQLISPEAVCRLGN, encoded by the coding sequence ATGGTCAAGACAAGAGAAGAAAGTGACTTTATTGGAAAGAAGCAAATACCTGCTGATGTTCTTTGGGGCATTCATACGGCTCGCGCGATGGAGAATTTCCCGATTTCGGGACAGAAAGTTCATCCCGAGCTTATTAAAGCGTATGGAGAAGTAAAACTGGCCTGTGCGCAAACCAATAATTCACTTGGTTTTTGGGATGATAACACAAAAGCTGAAGCCATTGAAAAGGCGTCTTTTGAAATGACCCAGGGATTGCTGAATGAACACATTCTGGTGGATGCTTTGCAGGGTGGTGCCGGAACTTCTACCAATATGAATGTAAATGAAGTACTGGCTAACCGTTCGTTACAGATTCTAAATAAAGAATTAGGTGATTACAATATTGTTTCACCACTTGATAATATTAACCTCCACCAAAGTACCAACGACACCTACCCCACCGCACTTAAAATTGCTGCTATTCGATTATTGCGCGAACTGGAACAAAATGTGCTAAACCTTCAGGAGGCTTTTCAGAAAAAAGAGAAGGAATTTGCGCACATCGTTAAAATAGGGCGTACGCAATTACAAGATGCTGTTCTTACAACATTAGGGCGTGAAATGAGCGCTTATGCTGAAGCTTTTAACCGCGATCGCTGGCGCATTTATAAATGTGAAGAACGTTTACGTGTAGTAAATTTGGGCGGGACAGCCATCGGCACGGGACTGGGAGCGCCGAAACAGTTTATTTTTAGGGTAGTCGACAAACTACGCGAAAACACAAATATTGGACTGGCACGAAGCGAAAACCTGATTGACGGCACCCAAAACGTAGATGTTTTTGTGGAAGTATCTGGTATATTAAAGGCATGTGCTGTTAATTTACTAAAGATCAGCAACGACCTTCGTTTGCTATCGAGTGGCCCACATGCCGGATTAAGAGAAATTAACCTACCACAACTTCAGGTGGGTTCGTCGATTATGCCGGGTAAAGTTAATCCGGTTATTCCGGAAGCTGTTGCACAGGCAGCTATAAAAGTTATGGGCAACGACCAGGTTGTGGCACAATCCTGCAGCGCCGGGAATCTCGAACTCAACCAGTTTATGCCGCTAATTACCCACAGTTTTTTGGAGTCGATCGATCTCCTTAAAAATGCTTGTAAATTATTCAACGAAAAATGTGTTTCAGGTATAACCGCCAACGAAGATGTTTGCCGGACACATGTAAATAACTCAACCGCTACAATTACTGCAATTGTTCCTGTAATTGGATACGACCGCTGTTCTGAAATCATCAAAATGGCTGAAAGTTTTGGTTTGTCAATTAAAGAAGCAGCCTTAAAATCAGGATTTTTAACTGATGAAGAGTTTGACCAACTGATTAGTCCCGAAGCAGTTTGCCGCTTAGGCAACTAA
- a CDS encoding response regulator transcription factor, with protein sequence MEEINLNIILVEDDLNLGFLLEEFLKSRGVRVTLYRDGEKGLKGFKKNGDFNFCIFDVMLPEMDGFTLAKKVKAVQPEIPIVFLTARAMKEDKMKGYNIGADDYITKPFDEDELWCKIVAISKRSDFIQEETETVYQVGAYEFDYENLSLSLDGNIKRLTTREAEVLRMLCKEKKNVVRREQILTAIWGENDYFAGRSLDVFISKLRKYFAGDPSISIENVVKVGYILHC encoded by the coding sequence ATGGAAGAAATAAACTTAAACATTATTTTAGTTGAGGACGACCTTAACCTTGGATTTTTACTGGAGGAATTTTTAAAAAGTCGTGGAGTTCGTGTTACGCTGTATCGCGACGGAGAAAAGGGCCTGAAAGGATTCAAAAAAAACGGAGATTTCAATTTTTGCATTTTCGATGTTATGCTTCCTGAAATGGATGGTTTTACGCTGGCCAAAAAGGTAAAAGCTGTACAGCCCGAAATTCCAATAGTTTTTCTTACGGCACGCGCTATGAAAGAGGATAAAATGAAAGGCTATAACATTGGCGCCGACGATTACATTACCAAACCTTTTGATGAGGACGAGTTATGGTGTAAAATTGTAGCCATCAGTAAACGTAGTGATTTTATCCAGGAGGAAACCGAAACGGTGTATCAGGTTGGTGCTTACGAATTCGATTATGAAAACCTTTCGCTTAGTTTGGATGGAAATATTAAACGACTTACAACGCGCGAGGCCGAGGTGTTGCGTATGCTTTGTAAGGAGAAAAAGAATGTGGTTCGGCGTGAGCAGATTTTAACTGCCATTTGGGGCGAGAACGATTATTTTGCCGGGCGTAGCCTCGATGTATTCATTTCGAAACTTAGAAAGTACTTTGCCGGAGATCCCTCAATTTCAATCGAAAATGTGGTTAAGGTGGGCTACATTTTACATTGCTAG
- a CDS encoding HAMP domain-containing sensor histidine kinase has product MKTVFRKYTFLLALLIILALLATQIKWIVYSIRFQDKVFEKSVELALAETMTTLTADKPLCNKVKACLDCDTVRLKTQLTTSGVWQKIHDAIEDELKSYDIDLEYEMYILENDSEELKKLEAEYDKGLYYSRCMGGILGQTGYQLVVEFPSRTRFFFATAGYMFVGSVVLIFLLIVSLFYLLRIYNREIRIAKHTKELLNNVSHEFKTPLSSIALASNMIRKKRYGDDETKLTSYAELITKENRKLQNLVESLLRLEAVERNEFDYNKENTSIEDVVKEAASTCEMLIDEQFGRITYDLESGDNQVFIDRMHFVNVFVNLLSNAIKYSKRAPDIAVKARVENENLVIWVKDNGIGIPVKFQKYIFDKYYRVPTGDVHNAKGFGIGLAYVKQIVEAHNGTIVVESTSDEGTVFKIQLPLEKS; this is encoded by the coding sequence GTGAAAACAGTATTTCGAAAATATACATTTTTGTTGGCATTGCTGATTATTTTGGCGCTGCTGGCAACCCAAATAAAATGGATCGTTTATTCCATTCGCTTTCAGGACAAGGTTTTTGAGAAGAGTGTGGAACTGGCGCTTGCTGAAACGATGACCACATTGACAGCTGATAAACCACTTTGTAATAAGGTAAAAGCTTGTCTGGACTGCGACACGGTTCGTTTAAAAACACAATTAACAACTTCCGGAGTTTGGCAGAAGATACATGATGCTATTGAGGATGAGCTAAAATCGTATGATATTGATTTGGAGTATGAAATGTATATTCTGGAAAATGATTCAGAAGAATTAAAAAAATTAGAGGCTGAATACGATAAAGGATTGTACTACTCGCGGTGTATGGGAGGAATTCTCGGGCAAACCGGTTATCAGCTGGTGGTGGAATTTCCATCGCGAACACGTTTTTTCTTTGCCACAGCAGGATACATGTTTGTGGGATCGGTTGTGTTGATCTTTTTATTGATCGTCTCGTTGTTTTACCTGTTGCGCATTTACAACCGCGAAATTCGTATTGCAAAACATACCAAAGAATTGCTGAATAATGTAAGTCACGAATTTAAAACACCGTTGTCATCGATTGCGTTGGCATCAAATATGATCCGTAAAAAACGTTATGGTGATGATGAAACAAAATTAACCAGTTATGCCGAGCTGATAACAAAAGAAAACCGCAAACTGCAAAATCTGGTTGAGAGCTTATTACGGCTTGAAGCTGTGGAACGGAATGAATTTGATTACAACAAAGAAAATACATCAATAGAGGATGTGGTGAAAGAAGCCGCGTCGACTTGCGAAATGTTGATTGATGAGCAGTTCGGACGAATAACTTATGATCTTGAGTCGGGAGATAACCAAGTGTTTATCGATCGGATGCATTTTGTAAATGTATTTGTTAACTTGCTTTCGAATGCTATAAAATATTCAAAACGTGCGCCCGATATTGCCGTTAAGGCCCGCGTTGAAAACGAAAATCTGGTAATTTGGGTGAAAGATAACGGGATTGGTATTCCGGTTAAATTTCAAAAGTATATTTTTGATAAGTACTACAGGGTGCCAACGGGCGATGTGCATAACGCCAAAGGTTTTGGGATTGGGCTGGCCTACGTAAAACAAATTGTTGAAGCGCATAACGGAACCATTGTTGTTGAAAGTACAAGCGATGAAGGAACTGTTTTTAAGATTCAATTGCCACTGGAAAAATCATAA
- the hydF gene encoding [FeFe] hydrogenase H-cluster maturation GTPase HydF → MRAPKSFRLHIGIFGRRNAGKSSILNALTQQDVSIVSDVAGTTTDPVEKPMELLPLGPVLFIDTAGIDDVGALGKKRIAKTLAVFDRTDLGVIVSNFNDWGEYEESLIGEFNEREIPFVVVFNKCDLYEENFELIGALDGKKIKLVQTSVLEKTGLLDLRQLLLNSAPADFINRPSILGDLVGAGEAAVLVVPIDKEAPKGRLILPQVQSIRDLLDSDAFCMVVKERELREALSRFNKPPKLVVTDSQAFLKVAADTPPEIPLTSFSILFARHQGDLNEMVRGAMAIDKLKTGDKVLIAEACSHHPIGEDIGTVKIPRWLTQYVGGKLEIESTRGHDFPPNISDYKLIIHCGACMWNRREMLSRIMKAKQAGVAITNYGLTIAYSLGIFERALQPFPAALDIYKNGIEK, encoded by the coding sequence ATGAGAGCACCAAAATCATTTCGTTTACATATTGGAATTTTTGGCCGCAGAAATGCCGGCAAGTCAAGTATTTTAAATGCACTAACACAGCAAGATGTTTCAATTGTTTCGGATGTTGCCGGAACAACCACCGACCCGGTTGAAAAGCCAATGGAATTACTTCCTTTGGGACCGGTACTTTTTATCGACACAGCCGGTATCGACGATGTAGGTGCACTTGGCAAAAAACGAATTGCCAAAACACTTGCCGTATTCGACCGAACAGATTTAGGAGTAATTGTCTCGAACTTTAACGATTGGGGAGAATACGAAGAATCACTGATCGGAGAATTCAACGAACGGGAAATTCCGTTTGTTGTAGTATTTAACAAGTGCGACCTCTACGAAGAAAACTTTGAACTTATTGGTGCCCTCGATGGAAAAAAGATAAAGCTCGTGCAGACTTCGGTACTTGAAAAAACAGGTTTACTTGATCTTCGCCAGTTGCTGCTGAACTCAGCCCCGGCCGATTTTATTAATCGCCCCAGTATTTTAGGCGACCTTGTTGGGGCCGGAGAAGCTGCTGTTTTGGTGGTTCCCATCGACAAAGAAGCGCCAAAGGGCAGACTGATTTTGCCGCAGGTGCAAAGTATCCGCGACTTGCTCGACAGTGATGCCTTTTGTATGGTGGTGAAAGAACGTGAATTGCGCGAAGCATTGTCGCGATTTAACAAACCACCAAAACTGGTAGTTACTGATTCGCAGGCCTTTTTAAAAGTGGCTGCCGACACGCCACCCGAAATTCCGTTAACCTCATTTTCCATTTTATTTGCCCGCCACCAGGGCGATTTGAACGAAATGGTACGCGGAGCAATGGCCATCGACAAGCTAAAAACCGGCGATAAAGTTTTAATTGCCGAAGCCTGCTCGCACCATCCCATTGGTGAAGATATTGGCACCGTAAAAATTCCGCGCTGGCTCACACAATATGTTGGCGGTAAATTAGAAATTGAAAGTACTCGCGGGCACGATTTCCCGCCAAATATTTCCGATTATAAGCTCATCATTCATTGCGGAGCCTGTATGTGGAACCGCCGCGAAATGCTGAGCCGTATTATGAAAGCGAAACAAGCAGGAGTTGCCATTACCAATTACGGATTAACCATTGCTTATTCGCTGGGAATTTTTGAGCGCGCATTGCAACCGTTTCCGGCAGCACTGGACATTTATAAAAATGGCATTGAAAAGTAG
- a CDS encoding SGNH/GDSL hydrolase family protein, translating to MSRILYLFLMFAGLACTDKENPVIMTAQQEPSDSNENKNQDSSFYYLALGDSYTIGESVEENERFPVQLVEKLKAEGFEMQPAKILARTGWTTDELAAAIDNENLRESYNLVTLLIGVNNQYRGRSADEYRGEFRALLQTAIDFANNKAQNVIVISIPDYGVTPFGKSRNPEQIAKEIDEYNTINFQETQQANARYVEITAISREALNDATLVASDGLHPSGEMYRRWVEKILPEAKEILESQN from the coding sequence ATGAGCCGGATACTTTATCTATTTTTAATGTTTGCAGGACTGGCCTGCACCGACAAGGAAAACCCTGTAATTATGACTGCACAACAGGAACCGAGTGATTCTAATGAAAACAAGAATCAGGATTCATCCTTTTACTACCTGGCTTTAGGCGATTCGTATACCATTGGCGAAAGCGTGGAGGAAAACGAACGTTTCCCGGTTCAATTGGTTGAAAAATTAAAAGCTGAAGGTTTTGAAATGCAACCTGCAAAAATTCTGGCACGTACAGGTTGGACAACCGACGAATTGGCCGCTGCCATCGATAATGAGAATTTAAGAGAATCGTACAACCTTGTAACTTTATTAATTGGTGTAAACAACCAATACCGGGGACGAAGTGCCGACGAATACCGGGGAGAATTCAGAGCTCTTTTGCAAACGGCTATTGATTTTGCGAATAACAAAGCTCAGAATGTGATTGTAATTTCAATCCCCGATTATGGAGTTACTCCTTTCGGTAAAAGCCGTAATCCGGAACAAATAGCCAAAGAAATAGATGAGTACAACACCATAAATTTTCAGGAAACGCAGCAGGCCAATGCCCGTTATGTGGAAATCACAGCCATTTCGCGCGAGGCACTTAACGATGCAACGCTAGTAGCTTCCGATGGGTTGCATCCATCGGGAGAGATGTACCGGCGTTGGGTAGAAAAAATTCTTCCTGAAGCAAAAGAAATTCTCGAAAGCCAAAACTAA